In the Onychostoma macrolepis isolate SWU-2019 chromosome 09, ASM1243209v1, whole genome shotgun sequence genome, one interval contains:
- the LOC131546806 gene encoding titin-like, whose product MDLVMFFLEPARFVKRLTDMAIPLSQKLRLQCTFTGAPKMFFTWYKDGKQLYASYRYNTRIIDNTCVLECLHESNNETPGKYSCEVSNSFGTDICHANITTVTEPARFEQKLKDKKVAMSKKLKLECTFTGAPKIFVTWYKDGKQIYASYRYNTQIVGNTCILECLHECTKDTPGIYSCEVSNSYGIDICQAEVTTVSGPARFVKKLTNQSVLWGQKLRLECSFTGIEKLFVTWYKDDKQVYASYRCNTKVIGNTCILEYLRECDEDTPGKYSCEVTNEDGSDICHALVTLATGWLTNLVS is encoded by the exons atggatCTGGTGATGTTCTTCTTAGAGCCTGCCCGCTTTGTGAAGAGGTTGACAGACATGGCTATCCCACTCAGTCAGAAACTTAGACTTCAGTGTACATTCACTGGAGCACCGAAGATGTTTTTTACATGGTACAAAGATGGAAAGCAACTGTACGCCTCATACAGATACAACACAAGGATCATTGACAACACTTGCGTCTTGGAATGCCTCCATGAATCTAACAATGAAACACCCGGAAAATACTCTTGTGAAGTATCAAATTCCTTTGGCACTGATATCTGTCATGCCAATATAACTACAGTTACAG AACCTGCCCGTTTTGAACAGAAGCTTAAGGACAAAAAAGTTGCCATGAGCAAAAAACTGAAGCTTGAGTGCACATTTACTGGAGCTCCCAAAATCTTTGTCACCTGGTACAAGGACGGAAAACAAATATATGCCTCTTACAGATACAATACTCAAATTGTTGGAAACACCTGCATTCTAGAATGTCTACATGAATGCACAAAAGACACTCCTGGTATATACTCCTGTGAGGTGTCCAATTCCTATGGAATTGATATCTGTCAAGCTGAAGTGACCACCGTTTCTG GACCTGCTCGTTTTGTGAAGAAGCTCACAAACCAGTCTGTTCTGTGGGGACAAAAGTTGAGACTTGAATGCTCCTTCACAGGAATTGAAAAACTGTTTGTCACATGGTACAAGGATGACAAACAGGTCTATGCTTCATATAGATGCAACACAAAAGTTATTGGAAACACTTGCATTTTGGAATATCTCCGTGAGTGTGATGAGGATACTCCTGGAAAATATTCTTGTGAGGTTACAAATGAAGATGGATCAGATATTTGTCATGCGCTGGTCACCCTTGCGACAGGTTGGTTAACTAATTTAGttagttaa